In a single window of the Mycobacteriales bacterium genome:
- a CDS encoding DUF6788 family protein translates to MATYRAESASMPPHGEDALARLEAERDRLHWQLAAVGDFRRGSLNRAYRRCGRRDCACADPVHPRHGPVNLLTKSVAGKTVTRAVPPGPPLAKVQREVVRYQRFKAIVGQIVAVNELLCETRPVADPMVAHPDADRGGIARPSRPTSDAR, encoded by the coding sequence GTGGCGACTTACAGGGCGGAAAGCGCCTCGATGCCGCCCCATGGCGAGGACGCACTGGCCCGGCTGGAGGCGGAGCGGGACAGGCTGCATTGGCAGCTGGCGGCCGTCGGCGACTTCCGGCGGGGTAGCCTGAACCGTGCCTACCGGCGCTGTGGGAGGCGCGATTGCGCCTGCGCGGACCCGGTCCATCCACGGCATGGCCCGGTCAACCTGCTGACGAAGTCGGTGGCGGGCAAGACCGTCACGCGGGCTGTGCCACCGGGACCTCCACTTGCGAAGGTGCAACGGGAAGTTGTCCGCTACCAGCGATTCAAGGCGATCGTGGGCCAGATCGTGGCCGTCAACGAGCTGCTCTGCGAGACGCGGCCGGTCGCCGACCCGATGGTCGCCCACCCGGACGCCGACAGAGGGGGCATCGCTCGGCCATCGAGGCCAACTTCGGACGCGAGGTAA